In Anopheles gambiae chromosome 2, idAnoGambNW_F1_1, whole genome shotgun sequence, a single window of DNA contains:
- the LOC1269573 gene encoding ras-related protein Rab-32 isoform X5 — MATGQAEKREHLYKILVIGELGTGKTSFIKRYVHQFFSQNYRATIGVDFALKVLNWDQNTIIRLQLWDIAGQERFGNMTRVYYKEAVGAFIVFDVTRSATFDAVIKWKNDLDSKVQLPDGKPIPCILLANKSDQQKQGIVTTPAKLDEYVKEHGFAGWFETSAKENVNIEEAAKSLVNKILMNDKLLNTGEVIDSERFALVGGKSDTSQKKSCSC; from the exons ATGGCGACTGGACAGGCCGAGAAGCGTGAGCATCTCTACAAAATTCTCGTCATCGGCGAGCTCGGCACTGGCAAGACGTCCTTCATCAAGCGGTACGTGCATCAGTTCTTCAGCCAAAACTATCGCGCCACAATCGGGGTGGACTTTGCGCTCAAAGTGCTGAACTGGGACCAGAACACGATTATCCGCCTGCAGCTATGGGATATTGCCG GTCAGGAACGATTCGGCAACATGACCCGCGTGTACTACAAGGAAGCAGTGGGAGCATTCATCGTATTCGATGTAACGCGCAGCGCCACATTTGATGCGGTGATCAAGTGGAAGAACGACCTCGACTCAAAAGTGCAGCTACCCGATGGCAAACCCATTCCGTGCATACTCTTAGCCAACAAG AGTGACCAACAAAAGCAGGGAATTGTGACGACACCCGCCAAACTGGACGAGTACGTCAAAGAGCACGGGTTCGCTGGATGGTTCGAAACGTCGGCCAAGGAGAACGTCAACATTGAGGAAGCGGCCAAATCGTTAGTTAATAAG ATTTTAATGAATGACAAACTGTTAAACACGGGTGAGGTCATCGATTCGGAACGGTTCGCCCTGGTTGGCGGAAAGTCGGACACGAGCCAGAAGAAGTCGTGTTCTTGCTGA
- the LOC1269572 gene encoding protein brown, translating into MTANKPNDTSTPTGTVLLEWKNLTVSVRSSSSGRPTSDTGNQWYGRPGHQQKKELTLLRNASGAVRSDNLVAIMGPSGAGKTTLLAAISMRITGSTTVHGKVLINGLYVTRTQMKQLTGFVPQYEIALQTLTVAEHLTFVARLKNVGYVAVLRIVNELGLQGCWGTRIAQLSGGERKKVNLAGELLTEPEILFCDEPTTGLDSFNAASVMKTLQCLCANGRRAVICTIHDPPSQVFQCFSDVILMQDGGTVFYQGPTADRIDFFNSIGKEVPANGNPADFYFQLVSPGATTFAASEAEEAIQRYEIVRKACRQNIARKCLMTRYHQAKIIQKLANDKHRVCRAKQLMILLHRTTLDSMRKLREYLTVTAIFLFTSVVIASLYYDVRPVSQTSIQDIRGALFLMISELVYTISYGVFYTFPAEMPLIRREVGEKSYTLSMYYLHKVLYSVPRAFFESFLFIGVAYAFVGFSTDFATYCCMSLVSSGASVLAMAYGYLLSCTTGTMNMAIETSNIIFLAFMLLGGLYLNLRAFPLLKYLSFFFFASEGVSVYYWLPIQSIPCNGTSSRLNETITCLANGQAVLEDAGYATSYEALHLNYLVMTVEIVLVHLVAYMLLRKFVRKAGFY; encoded by the exons ATGACTGCAAATAAGCCCAATGATACCAGCACGCCCACTGGCACAGTATTACTCGAGTGGAAGAATCTTACAGTTAGTGTAcgatcctcctcctccggtCGGCCAACCTCGGACACCGGAAACCAGTGGTACGGACGGCCAGGACatcagcaaaagaaagaactCACATTGCTTCGGAATG CCAGCGGTGCGGTCCGTTCCGACAACTTGGTAGCGATCATGGGCCCAAG TGGTGCTGGCAAAACAACGCTGCTGGCCGCCATCTCGATGCGAATTACGGGCTCCACCACCGTCCACGGGAAGGTGCTTATCAATGGGCTGTACGTGACCAGGACGCAGATGAAACAGCTGACCGGGTTTGTGCCACAGTACGAGATCGCCCTACAGACGCTGACCGTTGCCGAGCATCTAACCTTTGTG GCGAGACTTAAAAACGTCGGATACGTCGCTGTGCTTCGCATCGTCAACGAGCTCGGACTGCAGGGCTGCTGGGGTACGCGCATTGCCCAGCTGTCGGGTGGAGAGCGGAAGAAGGTGAATCTGGCCGGCGAGTTGCTTACCGAGCCGGAGATTCTGTTCTGCGACGAGCCGACGACGGGACTGGACAGCTTCAATGCGGCCTCGGTGATGAAAACGCtccagtgtctgtgtgcgaaTGGGCGCAGGGCGGTCATCTGTACGATACACGACCCACCGTCGCAGGTGTTTCAGTGCTTCAGCGATGTGATCCTGATGCAAGATGGCGGGACCGTCTTCTACCAGGGACCAACGGCCGATCGGATAGACTTTTTCAACTC CATTGGCAAGGAGGTGCCGGCGAATGGCAATCCGGCCGATTTTTACTTCCAGCTCGTCAGCCCCGGTGCGACAACGTTCGCGGCCAGTGAGGCAGAGGAAGCAATCCAGCGGTACGAGATCGTGCGCAAAGCCTGTCGGCAAAATATCGCGCGGAAGTGTCTAATGACTCGATACCATCAGGCGAAAATTATCCAAAAGTTGGCCAACGATAAGCATCGCGTCTGTCGGGCGAAACAGCTGATGATCCTGCTGCATCGTACCACGCTGGACAGTATGCGAAAGTTGCGCGAATATCTTACTGTGACGGCAATATTTTTG TTTACCAGCGTTGTGATAGCGTCACTGTACTACGACGTGCGCCCAGTTTCGCAGACCTCCATCCAGGACATTCGAGGCGCACTGTTTCTGATGATAAGCGAGCTAGTGTACACGATCAGTTACGGTGTGTTTTACACATTCCCTGCGGAGATGCCACTGATCCGCCGGGAGGTTGGCGAGAAGAGCTACACCCTCTCCATGTACTACCTGCACAAGGTCCTTTACAGTGTGCCCAGAGCGTTCTTTGAGTCGTTTCTGTTCATCGGTGTGGCTTATGCGTTCGTTGGCTTTTCGACGGACTTTGCCACGTACTGCTGCATGTCGCTAGTGTCCAGTGGGGCGAGTGTACTTGCCATGGCATACG GCTATCTGCTTTCCTGTACAACCGGCACCATGAACATGGCGATCGAGACGAGCAACATCATCTTTTTGGCGTTTATGCTTCTTGGCGGTCTCTATCTCAACCTTCGAGCCTTTCCGCTGTTGAAGTATCtgtcgtttttcttcttcgccagCGAGGGTGTCTCCGTGTACTACTGGCTGCCGATCCAGTCGATCCCTTGCAATGGTACGTCTTCGAGGCTGAACGAAACGATCACCTGTCTAGCGAACGGGCAAGCCGTGCTGGAGGATGCCGGGTATGCTACCTCGTACGAGGCCCTGCACCTCAACTACCTCGTCATGACGGTGGAAATTGTCCTCGTACATCTGGTCGCGTACATGCTGTTGCGGAAGTTTGTCCGTAAGGCGGGATTCTACTAA
- the LOC1269573 gene encoding ras-related protein Rab-32 isoform X4: protein MVSSDGLHYAHPPKATMATGQAEKREHLYKILVIGELGTGKTSFIKRYVHQFFSQNYRATIGVDFALKVLNWDQNTIIRLQLWDIAGQERFGNMTRVYYKEAVGAFIVFDVTRSATFDAVIKWKNDLDSKVQLPDGKPIPCILLANKSDQQKQGIVTTPAKLDEYVKEHGFAGWFETSAKENVNIEEAAKSLVNKILMNDKLLNTGEVIDSERFALVGGKSDTSQKKSCSC, encoded by the exons GCAACCATGGCGACTGGACAGGCCGAGAAGCGTGAGCATCTCTACAAAATTCTCGTCATCGGCGAGCTCGGCACTGGCAAGACGTCCTTCATCAAGCGGTACGTGCATCAGTTCTTCAGCCAAAACTATCGCGCCACAATCGGGGTGGACTTTGCGCTCAAAGTGCTGAACTGGGACCAGAACACGATTATCCGCCTGCAGCTATGGGATATTGCCG GTCAGGAACGATTCGGCAACATGACCCGCGTGTACTACAAGGAAGCAGTGGGAGCATTCATCGTATTCGATGTAACGCGCAGCGCCACATTTGATGCGGTGATCAAGTGGAAGAACGACCTCGACTCAAAAGTGCAGCTACCCGATGGCAAACCCATTCCGTGCATACTCTTAGCCAACAAG AGTGACCAACAAAAGCAGGGAATTGTGACGACACCCGCCAAACTGGACGAGTACGTCAAAGAGCACGGGTTCGCTGGATGGTTCGAAACGTCGGCCAAGGAGAACGTCAACATTGAGGAAGCGGCCAAATCGTTAGTTAATAAG ATTTTAATGAATGACAAACTGTTAAACACGGGTGAGGTCATCGATTCGGAACGGTTCGCCCTGGTTGGCGGAAAGTCGGACACGAGCCAGAAGAAGTCGTGTTCTTGCTGA